A window of Juglans regia cultivar Chandler chromosome 7, Walnut 2.0, whole genome shotgun sequence contains these coding sequences:
- the LOC118348929 gene encoding uncharacterized protein LOC118348929, giving the protein MEKFRNALDDGGLRDLRWKGIKYTWSNGHGDETFIKERLDRAVANIEWRIGFDEVQVETVLAWCSDHLPILLSCSRGWKDNRRYKRFFRYEMCWDKDEDCGKVIERAWKYQSGGVQNKLISCRQALCHWSKEADEKRSGTIKELTDKLKILKETEGPEKITEIKLISGRLSTLLDQENVWWKQRANSHWLQQGDRNTKYFHACATQRRKKNTIVEIENAQGQLMKEKADIDEAFMGCFSELFTTTHPSIREIEECISSTDSRINEDMRGELERDFSF; this is encoded by the coding sequence ATGGAAAAATTTAGGAATGCATTGGATGATGGGGGTTTGAGGGACCTCAGATGGAAAGGAATAAAGTACACTTGGAGCAATGGGCACGGAGATGAGACTTTCATTAAAGAAAGACTGGATCGAGCTGTAGCAAATATAGAGTGGAGGATAGGATTTGATGAGGTCCAGGTGGAGACAGTTTTGGCTTGGTGTTCAGATCATCTGCCTATACTCTTAAGTTGTTCAAGGGGTTGGAAGGACAATAGAAGATATAAGAGGTTTTTCAGATATGAAATGTGTTGGGATAAGGATGAGGATTGTGGGAAAGTAATAGAGAGGGCCTGGAAGTATCAATCAGGAGGGGTTCAAAACAAACTTATTTCTTGTAGACAAGCTCTGTGCCATTGGTCTAAGGAGGCAGATGAAAAAAGGAGTGGAACTATAAAGGAATTGACTGATAAGCTAAAGATCCTAAAAGAAACTGAGGGTCCTGAGAAGATAACTGAAATTAAGCTGATTAGTGGGAGACTGAGTACACTGCTTGATCAAGAGAATGTTTGGTGGAAACAGAGGGCAAATAGTCACTGGCTGCAACAAGGGGACCGCAATACCAAGTATTTTCATGCTTGTGCAACTCAGAGGAGAAAAAAGAACACCATTGTGGAAATCGAAAATGCCCAGGGGCAATTGATGAAGGAAAAAGCAGATATTGATGAGGCTTTTATGGGTTGTTTTTCTGAACTCTTTACAACAACACACCCATCCATCCGTGAGATTGAAGAGTGTATTTCCTCCACTGACTCGAGGATTAATGAAGATATGAGAGGGGAGTTAGAAAGGGATTTCTCCTTTTAG